The Fulvivirga ligni genome window below encodes:
- a CDS encoding SusC/RagA family TonB-linked outer membrane protein, with translation MKNLLLTGLFMALLIPGAWAQFQVSGKVTDPLENAPIPGVNIVVEGSSVGTTTDMQGNYSLQVPNENAVLVFSFIGYTTKEVTVGNQTTINIELSQDVTELGEVVVTALGIEREEGSLTYATQQIDAEELTTVKEQNLVNSLAGKTAGISITRTAGGVGSSSRVLLRGNKSINGPNEPLYVIDGVPMNSGDLGTATDLFGTVDNGDAIGNLNPDDIESINVLKGASAAALYGSQAANGVILITTKKGKEGSSQVSFSSSITFESPLLTPDLQSKYGQDAPGASLSTWGSANNTASEDHVDEFFRTGSTFINSLSLSSGNDLGQYYISYARTDAKGIVPENNMEKNNFMVRLSGKVFDKVTVDGSANFINQKIKNTPLPGFYHNPVLATYMYPESFEAFKDYKSNYEVFDPARNLNAQNYPYKDNNYIFTAENPYWIVNRQPNDSWRNRGIYKLGITVPVASNLKVMGRVNLDRIEDQFEQRLYATSSAINVNTGGDYQTRSQTSSFLYSDLLLTYNKYFGDNLSLNATAGFSNYYTTVESMLLRSTGDNTVGIIVPNYFAIQNLQSGFYKEETATEELLQAAFATASLGIKDMVFVDFTLRNEWSSTLPSDNNSFLYPSGGLTFILSELIGQSDALSFAKIRGSYSEVGNDLPFGYAFAQPRTINGNGQIQSPTTAPLGELSPERSKSFELGTNLKFLNNKIGLDITYYNNKIEDQIFTIPAAVGDAYENYYINGGAVRNSGIEAMLSADVATSGALTYSTIFNFSKNNNEVLSIDPRLENSSFIVTKFVDGRMMEIRVEEGGSYGDFYGIDFLRDSNGNIEVLEETDPNTGEVTRSIQTTPSNELVYLGNPNPDWQLGWQNTFHYKNFTFKFLIDGKFGGEVLSQTESILDSYGRSQASADARDAEVVNIGGQSFDPQFYYTSVGGIAGVGSQYVYDATNVRLRELSLGYTLPAGFLGKAVKSMTLSAIGRNLFFFKNDAPFDPEVSAGSSNVLQGMHTFFVPSTRSYGFSLKATF, from the coding sequence ATGAAAAATCTTTTACTAACTGGTCTATTTATGGCGTTGCTGATACCTGGCGCCTGGGCCCAATTTCAGGTATCAGGAAAAGTTACTGACCCTCTAGAGAACGCACCGATCCCCGGTGTGAACATAGTGGTGGAAGGCTCCAGCGTGGGCACCACTACCGACATGCAGGGTAACTACAGTTTGCAAGTACCTAATGAAAATGCCGTTTTAGTTTTCTCCTTTATTGGTTACACTACTAAGGAGGTAACGGTAGGCAATCAAACCACTATCAACATAGAGCTCTCTCAAGATGTGACCGAGCTTGGTGAGGTAGTAGTGACAGCGTTGGGTATTGAGAGGGAGGAAGGAAGTCTTACCTATGCTACGCAACAAATAGATGCAGAGGAGCTAACTACCGTTAAGGAACAGAATTTAGTTAATAGTCTTGCCGGTAAAACGGCAGGTATTAGTATTACTAGAACTGCAGGTGGTGTTGGTTCGTCTTCAAGGGTCCTATTAAGGGGGAATAAATCTATTAATGGCCCTAATGAACCATTATATGTTATTGACGGTGTCCCAATGAATAGTGGAGATTTAGGTACCGCTACTGATTTGTTCGGAACTGTTGATAATGGAGATGCAATTGGAAACTTAAACCCAGATGATATTGAGAGCATTAACGTTCTTAAAGGTGCATCAGCTGCGGCACTTTATGGAAGTCAGGCAGCAAATGGTGTTATATTAATTACTACCAAAAAAGGGAAAGAAGGATCGAGTCAAGTTTCTTTTTCCTCATCTATCACCTTTGAATCGCCTTTACTTACTCCAGATTTGCAAAGTAAATACGGACAGGATGCTCCTGGAGCTTCATTGAGTACCTGGGGTAGCGCAAATAATACGGCTAGTGAAGATCATGTTGATGAATTCTTTAGAACTGGTTCTACTTTTATCAATAGCTTGTCTCTTTCAAGTGGAAATGACTTGGGACAATATTACATTTCTTATGCAAGAACGGATGCAAAGGGTATCGTTCCTGAAAACAACATGGAAAAAAACAACTTTATGGTGAGGTTGTCTGGTAAGGTATTCGACAAGGTTACCGTAGACGGAAGTGCTAATTTTATCAATCAGAAAATCAAGAATACTCCTTTACCTGGTTTTTATCATAACCCTGTTTTGGCTACTTATATGTATCCTGAATCTTTCGAAGCATTTAAGGATTATAAATCAAATTACGAGGTGTTCGATCCGGCCAGGAATTTGAACGCTCAAAATTATCCTTACAAGGATAATAACTATATTTTTACGGCAGAAAACCCATATTGGATTGTAAACAGACAGCCAAATGATAGCTGGAGAAATAGAGGAATTTATAAGTTAGGAATAACAGTTCCTGTAGCCAGTAATCTAAAAGTAATGGGGCGGGTTAACCTTGATAGAATTGAGGACCAGTTTGAACAACGTTTATATGCAACATCATCAGCAATCAACGTAAATACTGGTGGGGATTATCAGACAAGAAGTCAAACATCATCCTTTTTATATTCTGATTTATTGTTGACTTACAATAAGTATTTTGGTGATAATTTGTCTTTGAATGCCACTGCTGGATTTAGTAATTATTACACCACTGTAGAGAGTATGTTACTTAGGTCTACTGGTGATAATACCGTAGGAATAATTGTTCCAAACTATTTTGCGATACAAAACTTACAGTCAGGATTTTATAAAGAAGAAACAGCCACTGAAGAGCTATTGCAAGCTGCATTTGCCACAGCTTCTTTAGGAATCAAAGATATGGTTTTTGTTGATTTCACTTTGAGAAATGAGTGGTCGTCGACACTGCCGTCAGATAATAATTCATTCCTTTATCCTTCGGGAGGTTTAACCTTTATTTTATCCGAACTTATAGGACAATCAGATGCTTTAAGTTTTGCTAAAATACGTGGATCTTACAGTGAGGTTGGTAATGATTTACCATTCGGTTATGCATTTGCGCAGCCTAGAACAATTAATGGAAATGGACAAATTCAATCTCCAACCACAGCTCCTTTGGGAGAGCTTAGCCCTGAGAGATCTAAATCTTTCGAATTAGGTACAAATTTGAAATTCTTAAATAATAAAATTGGTCTGGATATTACTTATTACAATAATAAGATTGAAGATCAAATATTTACAATTCCGGCAGCAGTAGGTGATGCTTATGAAAATTATTATATCAATGGCGGTGCTGTTAGAAACAGTGGAATTGAAGCTATGCTAAGTGCTGATGTGGCTACTAGTGGAGCACTTACTTACTCTACTATTTTTAACTTCTCTAAGAATAATAATGAAGTGCTTTCAATAGATCCGCGTCTAGAAAATTCTTCATTTATCGTAACTAAGTTTGTAGATGGACGAATGATGGAGATACGTGTAGAAGAAGGTGGATCATATGGTGATTTCTACGGTATTGATTTTTTAAGAGATTCAAATGGAAACATAGAAGTGTTGGAAGAAACAGATCCTAATACAGGAGAAGTAACCCGTTCTATTCAGACTACCCCAAGTAATGAATTAGTTTATTTAGGAAACCCTAATCCAGACTGGCAGCTTGGATGGCAAAATACTTTCCATTATAAAAATTTCACATTCAAATTTTTAATTGATGGTAAATTTGGCGGAGAAGTTCTTTCTCAAACTGAGTCAATTCTCGATTCATATGGTAGATCTCAGGCCAGTGCTGATGCCAGAGACGCAGAAGTGGTAAATATAGGTGGTCAATCTTTTGATCCTCAGTTCTATTATACTTCAGTGGGAGGAATTGCAGGTGTAGGAAGCCAGTATGTTTATGATGCAACCAATGTTAGACTAAGAGAATTATCTTTAGGATATACATTGCCTGCTGGTTTCTTAGGGAAAGCTGTTAAAAGCATGACTTTGTCAGCAATAGGTAGAAACCTTTTCTTCTTCAAAAATGATGCACCATTTGATCCGGAAGTTTCAGCAGGTTCAAGTAATGTGCTTCAAGGTATGCACACATTCTTTGTGCCGTCTACCAGATCTTATGGCTTTAGTCTTAAAGCTACATTTTAA
- a CDS encoding SusD/RagB family nutrient-binding outer membrane lipoprotein: MKKQTKYTLITLMMVAILFGCNDVMEDMQTSDKALNEELLKADALNVKSFIPSLSTNVNNITTSWQYQVEQNLNADHFSGYMMSANPFGLPGTNAHYNINDGWNGWIYTVASTNLTQMVALKREALPEYSDYYSYGLLLKILSALPMVDAFGAFPYKDFGTGTDVQWDNLETIYDEMFSELDFAIDTLSSYVGTERANRISNDVSSYSGDYIKFIKLANTLKLRLAMRISDVAPSKAQTLAEEVIADEYGTLTADDGEFSIVTSYNHPLWQLAAWGDIQMGADVESILGGYQDPRLGEFFSAAADEEVAGEYKGIRQGAPPIQGAYVGFSKPNFAQTAPMVLVTAAEAYFLKAEAALYGWNMGGTAQEFYEEGIKTSFAQYGLEDADDYIKSHLTPKSYTDPKNASNAFAAMTTVTPSWEDATADEERLEKIITQKWIAIFPDGAEAWAEFRRTGYPKLKPIPASQNANIPTGQFIKKLPVPSNVTSVSPTRYQEAKDNFFGGNDNAGTSVWWDVEN; this comes from the coding sequence ATGAAAAAGCAGACTAAATATACATTAATCACATTGATGATGGTTGCTATTCTATTCGGCTGTAATGACGTAATGGAAGATATGCAAACTAGTGATAAGGCTCTGAATGAAGAACTGCTTAAGGCAGATGCATTAAATGTAAAATCTTTCATTCCAAGCTTATCAACAAACGTTAATAACATTACAACATCCTGGCAGTATCAGGTAGAGCAAAATCTAAATGCTGATCATTTTAGTGGTTATATGATGAGTGCTAATCCGTTTGGCTTACCTGGAACCAATGCCCATTACAATATTAATGATGGCTGGAATGGGTGGATTTACACAGTGGCTTCTACTAACCTCACTCAAATGGTGGCATTAAAGAGAGAGGCATTACCTGAATATTCAGATTATTATTCTTACGGTTTATTGTTGAAAATACTTTCGGCTTTACCAATGGTAGATGCTTTTGGAGCCTTTCCTTATAAAGATTTTGGAACGGGAACAGATGTGCAGTGGGATAACCTGGAAACTATTTACGATGAAATGTTTTCAGAGCTAGATTTCGCCATTGATACATTAAGTTCTTATGTGGGTACAGAAAGAGCTAATAGAATCAGTAATGATGTTTCTTCTTATAGTGGTGATTACATTAAATTTATAAAACTGGCTAACACGCTTAAGTTAAGGCTGGCTATGCGTATTTCTGATGTTGCTCCTAGCAAGGCGCAAACTTTGGCTGAGGAGGTAATTGCTGATGAGTATGGGACTTTAACGGCTGATGACGGCGAATTTTCAATAGTGACATCATACAACCATCCTTTGTGGCAGTTGGCTGCTTGGGGTGATATTCAAATGGGAGCTGATGTTGAGTCTATACTAGGTGGATATCAAGATCCTAGGCTAGGTGAATTTTTCAGTGCTGCGGCAGATGAAGAAGTTGCAGGTGAGTACAAAGGAATAAGACAGGGTGCACCTCCAATACAAGGGGCGTATGTAGGTTTTTCAAAACCTAATTTTGCTCAAACCGCACCGATGGTATTAGTGACAGCAGCAGAAGCCTATTTTCTGAAAGCTGAGGCAGCCCTATATGGCTGGAACATGGGTGGGACAGCTCAGGAATTTTATGAAGAAGGTATTAAAACATCATTTGCACAATATGGTCTTGAAGATGCGGATGATTACATTAAGAGCCACCTGACTCCTAAAAGCTATACTGATCCTAAAAATGCTTCTAACGCATTTGCAGCTATGACAACCGTAACCCCATCTTGGGAGGATGCTACTGCTGATGAGGAACGCTTAGAGAAGATTATTACTCAAAAGTGGATTGCCATATTCCCTGATGGCGCAGAGGCTTGGGCTGAATTTAGACGAACTGGATACCCTAAGTTAAAGCCAATACCTGCCAGTCAGAATGCTAACATTCCAACAGGGCAGTTTATAAAGAAATTACCTGTTCCATCTAATGTTACCAGTGTGTCTCCTACTAGATATCAAGAGGCTAAAGATAATTTCTTCGGAGGAAATGATAATGCAGGTACGTCAGTCTGGTGGGACGTAGAAAATTAA
- a CDS encoding ROK family protein — protein sequence MLVAVGIDVGGTNTKLGLVTKGGKIINKTRFRTRELTSAESFANHLILNIRALLETSAQELQLVGIGIGAPMANIHTGLIAGAANLQWSFPADIRKPLSDHFAVPVKITNDANLAAIGEKVYGNAITMENFLSVTIGTGLGCGVFTSGQLQHGESDLAGELGHTSVKKRGRQCSCGKRGCLETYVSARGVITTAYKTLGEYKGETRLRSIAQHDFNPAIIDQLAREGDGAAIKIIAKTADTLGFKLADVVAMYNPEAIFITGGVANSHLLIEKTLESIKKYIYKTYSHPIQVLPSALKDDEIAVLGGAAIIWSALRQEEAVLS from the coding sequence ATGCTTGTAGCGGTAGGTATAGATGTAGGCGGTACTAATACTAAGCTTGGCCTGGTTACTAAGGGTGGTAAAATCATAAATAAAACCAGATTTAGAACCCGCGAGCTTACCAGTGCGGAGAGTTTTGCTAATCATCTTATTCTTAATATCAGAGCGTTGCTGGAAACCAGCGCGCAAGAGTTGCAGCTGGTAGGTATTGGCATAGGGGCTCCTATGGCTAATATTCATACAGGGCTTATAGCAGGAGCCGCTAACTTACAGTGGTCCTTCCCGGCAGATATTAGAAAGCCTCTTTCCGATCATTTTGCAGTACCTGTGAAAATCACTAATGATGCTAATCTGGCCGCTATAGGAGAAAAAGTATATGGAAATGCCATTACCATGGAGAATTTCCTTTCTGTAACCATTGGTACCGGGCTTGGTTGTGGTGTTTTTACATCCGGGCAGTTGCAACATGGTGAAAGTGATCTTGCAGGGGAGCTAGGCCATACATCCGTAAAAAAGCGTGGTAGACAGTGCTCTTGTGGTAAGAGAGGGTGTTTAGAAACTTATGTTTCAGCCCGCGGCGTTATTACTACAGCATATAAAACTTTAGGGGAGTATAAAGGAGAAACAAGGCTGAGATCAATTGCTCAGCATGATTTTAATCCGGCCATTATTGATCAACTGGCAAGAGAGGGAGATGGCGCGGCTATTAAAATAATAGCCAAAACTGCTGATACACTGGGTTTTAAGTTGGCAGATGTGGTGGCCATGTATAATCCCGAGGCCATATTCATTACAGGAGGCGTTGCTAATAGCCACCTTCTTATCGAGAAGACCTTAGAATCTATTAAGAAATACATTTATAAAACTTACAGCCACCCCATACAGGTGCTACCATCAGCTTTGAAAGATGATGAGATAGCAGTGCTTGGTGGTGCTGCCATAATTTGGAGTGCATTGCGCCAGGAAGAAGCGGTGTTATCCTGA
- the nagB gene encoding glucosamine-6-phosphate deaminase encodes MKTLTASRSIDHQPSGTTEKTKFERIHSEVFETSAEASFSVAQEIAQLIRGKAENGEPCVLGLATGSSPTSVYNELVRMHKEEGLSFQNVVTFNLDEYFPMEPDALQSYVRFMNEYLFDHVDIKKENIHIPDGTLPYELVDSFCKDYEKLINEYGGLDLQVLGIGRTGHIGFNEPGSHINSKTRMISLDHITRVDAASDFFGQENVPRRAITMGVGTIMKAKRIILMAWGEGKAKIIQRTVEGEMSDSVPATYLQNHPNTTVVLDEAASAELVRIKTPWLVQTCKWDNYLIKKAVIWLSQKLDKPVLKLTDRDYNDHGMSDLVTEHGPAYNINIQIFNELQHTITGWPGGKPNADDTHRPERAEPAKKRVIIFSPHPDDDVISMGGTFIRLVDQGHDVHVAYQTSGNIAVFDQDVIRFADFFQEFNAEYNEGGKDGKALYDEIVESIKSKKPGDIDSPKVQAIKGLIRRGEAKAGCRYVGLTDDKAHFLDMPFYETGLVKKKPIGEEDVQIIVDLIKEIKPHQIYAAGDLSDPHGTHRVCLDAIFRAVDRLKDEDYMKDCWVWLYRGAWQEWDVNDIEMAVPVSPEELSRKRQAIFKHQSQKDTALFPGADPREFWKRAEDRNHDTATLYDQLGLPEYEAIEGFKRYHF; translated from the coding sequence ATGAAAACTTTGACAGCTTCACGAAGTATTGACCATCAACCGAGTGGTACTACAGAGAAGACTAAATTCGAGAGAATACACTCAGAAGTGTTTGAAACATCAGCAGAGGCATCTTTTTCCGTAGCTCAGGAAATTGCACAGCTGATAAGAGGAAAGGCAGAGAATGGTGAGCCTTGTGTGCTCGGACTTGCTACGGGATCATCTCCTACTTCAGTGTATAATGAGCTGGTAAGAATGCACAAAGAGGAGGGTTTGAGCTTTCAGAATGTGGTTACGTTCAATCTGGATGAGTATTTTCCAATGGAGCCGGACGCACTTCAGAGTTATGTCCGTTTCATGAATGAATACTTGTTTGATCATGTAGACATCAAAAAAGAAAACATACACATACCTGATGGCACCTTGCCTTATGAGCTGGTAGATTCTTTCTGTAAAGATTATGAAAAGCTCATTAATGAATATGGAGGCTTAGATTTGCAGGTGCTGGGTATTGGTAGAACAGGACATATTGGTTTTAACGAGCCAGGTTCTCATATCAACTCCAAAACCAGAATGATCAGCCTTGACCACATTACTCGTGTGGATGCTGCCAGTGATTTCTTCGGTCAGGAAAATGTGCCTAGAAGAGCCATTACCATGGGTGTTGGTACTATCATGAAGGCGAAAAGGATTATCCTTATGGCCTGGGGTGAAGGTAAGGCGAAGATTATTCAACGTACTGTTGAGGGTGAAATGTCAGATTCTGTTCCGGCGACTTACCTTCAAAATCATCCTAATACCACAGTGGTTTTAGACGAGGCTGCTTCTGCAGAATTGGTGAGAATAAAAACACCTTGGTTGGTGCAGACTTGCAAATGGGATAATTACTTAATAAAAAAGGCAGTTATTTGGCTTTCACAGAAGCTTGATAAGCCCGTGCTTAAGCTTACCGACAGAGACTATAATGACCACGGTATGAGTGACCTTGTAACCGAGCATGGTCCTGCTTATAATATTAATATTCAGATATTTAACGAGCTTCAGCATACCATTACCGGCTGGCCGGGTGGTAAGCCCAATGCTGATGATACACACAGGCCAGAAAGAGCTGAGCCGGCTAAGAAAAGAGTAATCATTTTCAGCCCTCATCCAGATGATGATGTGATCTCTATGGGAGGTACATTTATCAGGCTGGTAGATCAGGGACACGATGTTCATGTAGCTTATCAAACTTCAGGTAATATTGCTGTGTTTGATCAGGACGTGATCAGATTTGCCGACTTCTTTCAGGAGTTTAATGCAGAGTATAATGAAGGTGGTAAAGATGGAAAAGCTCTTTACGATGAAATTGTTGAAAGCATAAAGAGTAAAAAGCCAGGCGATATTGATAGTCCTAAAGTTCAAGCTATAAAAGGCTTGATAAGAAGGGGTGAGGCGAAAGCTGGCTGTAGATATGTAGGGCTTACAGATGATAAAGCACACTTTTTAGATATGCCTTTTTATGAAACTGGGTTGGTTAAAAAGAAGCCAATCGGTGAAGAGGATGTGCAAATTATTGTCGATCTTATAAAAGAAATTAAGCCTCATCAGATTTATGCAGCTGGAGATCTTTCAGACCCTCACGGAACACACCGCGTTTGTCTGGATGCTATCTTTAGAGCGGTAGATCGATTAAAAGATGAAGATTACATGAAAGACTGCTGGGTGTGGTTGTACAGAGGAGCGTGGCAGGAATGGGATGTAAACGATATTGAAATGGCAGTACCTGTGAGCCCTGAAGAGCTGAGTAGAAAGAGGCAAGCTATATTCAAGCACCAGTCTCAAAAAGATACAGCACTCTTCCCAGGTGCGGATCCAAGAGAGTTCTGGAAGCGTGCCGAAGATCGCAATCATGACACAGCCACGCTTTATGATCAACTAGGGTTGCCAGAGTATGAGGCAATAGAAGGATTTAAAAGATATCATTTTTAA
- a CDS encoding family 20 glycosylhydrolase codes for MRYKRIVGWALGLIMIGSAYVGYAGGGEEGLNLMPYPKEVKLHEGKYYLNENFNVSIGENASDRLSDAATRFLRRLDAKTGLFFLQNLVKPAASEAVLNVKTEQMGEIKLYENESYQLEVKADGVMLAATTDLGAMHGLETLLQLVMADEKGYYLPLVAIADEPRFPWRGLMIDVSRHFHPIDVIKRNIDGLAAVKMNVLHLHLCDDQGFRVESKVYPQLMEKASDGKYFTQVEIKEVVNYAASRGIRVVPEFDFPGHATSFLTAFPELASAPGPYTIERHSGIFDPTVDPTNEKTYEVLDKLFTEMASLFPDEYFHIGGDENEGKHWDANADIQAFMKKNGIANNHELQTYFNNRILKTLKASGKKMMGWDEILHEGIPTSALIQSWRGHEGLAEAAKKGYKTILSNGYYIDLMHHGAKHYLNDPLPEGHGLTAEQQKNVLGGEATQWSELTTSLTIDSRIWPRTAAIAERLWSPGNINDVQSMYKRMEVISRELEGVGLTHIRNRDVILRNLCNSYDVQALKTLANVAEPMKGYTRNTNGTLYATYSPYTLFADVCITDAPDALQFKYLVDEYLADENEQSLEKIKKWLTKWEQNEAELKPVIDANPVLKSIEPMSKNLATISSLALEALSGIEGDARTQIDWFNNTLSTLNDSREQSGRTRLEVVDPIERIIKFKTAIIGADKTGSIKVDGSLGEWATAEWYAFKPFNYPYWNYLSDSCYFSVKWDDQNLYVAMKVKNRNLQALAKKRDQKGLHMDDGIEVLIDANYDQSTTWQDDDYAYHINILNAILDDRGMKKGEYNSAWNGKLKSAVALNGTLNNSKDKDQGYQVELAISWKELNVKPEHNKALGIDFAVNDRNDKTSEYQYYDFMNLTMFHNSKGFAKLVLLADDNKSQTSIE; via the coding sequence ATGAGATATAAGAGAATAGTAGGGTGGGCCTTGGGCCTGATAATGATAGGTAGTGCCTATGTGGGGTATGCTGGTGGAGGAGAGGAAGGTCTTAACCTAATGCCATACCCTAAAGAAGTGAAGTTGCATGAGGGTAAATATTATTTGAATGAAAATTTTAATGTTTCAATAGGTGAAAATGCATCAGACCGTCTGTCTGATGCTGCCACCAGATTTCTCCGTCGTTTGGATGCCAAGACCGGGCTTTTCTTTTTGCAAAACCTGGTAAAGCCGGCAGCAAGTGAAGCCGTCTTGAATGTGAAGACTGAACAGATGGGAGAAATTAAATTATATGAAAACGAGTCTTATCAGCTGGAAGTTAAGGCTGATGGTGTTATGCTTGCCGCTACAACGGATTTGGGAGCTATGCACGGACTTGAGACTTTGCTGCAGTTGGTAATGGCCGACGAAAAGGGATATTACTTGCCTTTAGTGGCTATTGCTGACGAACCGCGCTTTCCGTGGAGAGGCCTTATGATTGATGTGTCCAGACATTTTCACCCTATAGATGTCATCAAAAGAAATATCGATGGATTGGCAGCAGTAAAAATGAATGTGCTCCATTTGCATTTATGTGATGATCAGGGTTTTAGAGTGGAAAGTAAAGTCTATCCTCAGCTGATGGAAAAGGCCTCTGATGGTAAATACTTCACACAGGTGGAGATTAAAGAAGTAGTAAATTATGCTGCAAGTCGTGGTATAAGAGTGGTGCCTGAGTTTGATTTTCCTGGGCACGCCACTAGCTTTTTGACGGCTTTTCCGGAGCTGGCAAGTGCGCCTGGTCCATATACCATAGAAAGACATTCGGGCATATTTGACCCTACGGTAGATCCTACCAATGAGAAAACTTATGAGGTACTAGACAAGCTATTCACTGAAATGGCCAGTCTTTTTCCTGATGAATACTTCCATATTGGAGGAGATGAAAACGAAGGAAAACATTGGGATGCCAATGCTGATATTCAGGCATTTATGAAGAAAAACGGTATAGCTAATAACCACGAGCTACAAACCTATTTTAACAATCGCATTCTTAAAACCTTAAAAGCCTCTGGTAAGAAAATGATGGGCTGGGATGAAATTCTTCATGAAGGTATTCCAACTTCAGCTCTTATTCAATCATGGAGAGGACATGAGGGGTTAGCTGAAGCTGCTAAAAAGGGGTATAAAACCATACTTTCTAATGGTTACTATATTGATTTAATGCATCATGGAGCTAAGCATTATCTGAATGATCCTTTGCCGGAAGGTCATGGACTTACAGCAGAGCAACAGAAAAATGTGCTGGGAGGTGAAGCTACGCAGTGGAGTGAGCTAACTACATCATTAACAATTGATTCACGAATCTGGCCAAGAACAGCAGCTATTGCTGAGAGGCTTTGGTCTCCAGGCAATATCAATGATGTGCAAAGCATGTACAAGCGTATGGAGGTGATAAGCAGAGAACTTGAAGGAGTGGGATTAACGCATATCAGAAATAGAGATGTGATTTTGAGAAATCTTTGTAACTCTTATGATGTGCAGGCTCTTAAGACATTGGCCAATGTGGCTGAGCCTATGAAAGGTTACACCAGAAATACCAATGGTACTTTGTACGCCACCTATTCGCCTTACACACTATTCGCCGATGTGTGTATTACTGATGCTCCAGACGCCTTGCAGTTCAAGTATCTAGTAGATGAGTATTTGGCTGATGAAAATGAGCAGTCGTTAGAAAAGATCAAAAAATGGTTAACAAAATGGGAGCAAAACGAGGCAGAACTAAAGCCTGTTATTGATGCTAATCCTGTGTTGAAATCCATCGAGCCTATGTCTAAGAACTTGGCGACCATATCGTCATTAGCACTTGAGGCACTTTCAGGTATTGAGGGCGACGCTAGAACTCAGATAGACTGGTTCAATAATACCCTTTCTACGTTAAATGATAGTCGAGAGCAAAGCGGGCGAACCAGACTTGAAGTAGTAGATCCTATCGAACGAATCATCAAGTTTAAAACTGCCATTATTGGTGCTGATAAAACCGGTAGCATTAAAGTAGACGGTAGCCTTGGTGAATGGGCTACGGCAGAATGGTATGCCTTCAAGCCATTTAACTATCCTTACTGGAATTACTTGAGCGACTCATGTTATTTCTCAGTAAAATGGGATGATCAGAATCTATATGTGGCCATGAAAGTGAAGAATAGAAATCTTCAGGCTTTGGCAAAGAAAAGAGATCAAAAAGGTTTGCATATGGATGATGGTATAGAAGTGCTTATAGATGCTAATTATGATCAATCCACCACCTGGCAGGATGATGATTATGCCTATCACATTAATATTCTAAATGCAATATTAGATGATAGAGGCATGAAAAAAGGCGAATACAATAGCGCCTGGAATGGTAAATTGAAGTCTGCTGTAGCATTGAATGGCACCTTAAATAACTCTAAAGACAAAGATCAGGGTTATCAGGTAGAGCTGGCCATCAGCTGGAAAGAACTCAACGTGAAGCCGGAGCATAATAAAGCTCTGGGGATTGATTTCGCAGTAAATGATCGAAATGATAAAACCTCAGAATATCAGTATTATGATTTTATGAATCTCACTATGTTTCATAATTCAAAAGGTTTTGCCAAATTGGTTCTTTTAGCAGACGACAACAAATCACAAACCTCTATTGAGTAA